The following proteins come from a genomic window of Dromaius novaehollandiae isolate bDroNov1 chromosome 19, bDroNov1.hap1, whole genome shotgun sequence:
- the SLC46A1 gene encoding proton-coupled folate transporter, which produces MSPQEKRQGGTKDAAALGLWHVLFAVRQLPRLVFVQGACGFLSAAGRSGAAGPGGACRSSAPAAMAAPPPPEPPPAAMAAPPPPEPPPAAAMAAPPAAAVATPPPPARRCGRLPAVEPLLFLATVALGLQGPLATQYLWDRLGADLGYSGLNASGAAGCGNGSGNGSSGADGPRQEVEALVSHWNLYINLGGFFVGLFSVTLFGPWSDSVGRRPVLVLPAAGMALQAAIYLLVMYLRLHVGYFLLGRILCGLMGDYNLILASCFAYVADTSDKRARTFRVAILEACLGIAGMLASIGGGQWRKAQGYINPFWLVFAASLAAALYAVFCLQESVKQRKPAKLFTLSHYMAVYRLYTTPERQSSGQKLALYSLAFFLIVTVHFGTKDLYVLYELGSPLCWASDLIGYGSAASYLAYLSSLAGLRALQLCLEDTWVAEIGLISNISGLVVISLAATTPLMFTGYGILFLSMAATPVIRAKLSKLVNETEQGALFASVACVEGLCSLVAAGVFSSLYPASLHFMRGFPFLFGALILLIPAAIIGWIEIWDSKLEYSHFSHASLSLPHG; this is translated from the exons ATGAGCCCT CAGGAAAAGCGACAAGGAGGTACAAAAGATGCAGCGGCTCTGGGCTTATGGCACGTGTTGTTCGCGGTGAGGCAGCTCCCACGGCTCGTGTTTGTGCAGGGGGCTTGCGGCTTCCTctccgcggcggggcggagcggggcggcgggcccgggcggAGCCTGCCGCTCCTCCGCCCCGGCCGCCATGGCCGCCCCGCCACCGCcggagccccccccggccgccatggccgccccgccaccgccggagccccccccggccgccgccatggccgcccccccggccgccgccgtggccaccccgccgccgcccgcccgccgctgcggCCGGCTGCCCGCCGTCGAGCCGCTCCTCTTCCTGGCCACGGTGGCCCTCGGCCTCCAGGGCCCGCTCGCCACGCAGTACCTCTGGGACCGGCTGGGGGCCGACCTCGGCTACAGCGGCCTCAACGCCAGCGGCGCCGCCGGCTGCGGGAACGGCAGCGGCAACGGCAGCAGCGGCGCCGACGGCCCGCGGCAG gaaGTGGAGGCCTTAGTCTCCCACTGGAACCTTTATATCAATCTGGGAGGCTTCTTCGTTGGTCTCTTCTCTGTGACTCTCTTTGGGCCATGGAGCGACAGCGTAGGTCGCCGTCCAGTGCttgtcctgcctgcagcaggtatGGCCTTGCAAGCCGCCATCTATCTTCTCGTCATGTACCTGCGGTTGCACGTTGGCTATTTTCTCCTTGGACGCATTTTGTGTGGCCTCATGGGAGACTACAACCTGATCCTGGCTAGCTGCTTCGCCTACGTGGCTGACACCAGCGACAAACGCGCGCGTACGTTTCGCGTAGCCATTCTCGAGGCCTGCCTTGGCATAGCAGGCATGTTAGCCAGCATTGGTGGTGGCCAGTGGCGCAAAGCGCAGGGGTACATCAACCCCTTTTGGCTGGTGTTTGCTGCCAGTCTTGCTGCTGCTCTCtatgctgttttctgtcttcaGGAATCAGTGAAGCAGCGGAAACCAGCCAAGCTGTTCACTCTCAGTCATTATATGGCTGTGTACAGGCTATACACAACTCCAGAGCGCCAGAGCTCCGGGCAGAAGCTTGCACTCTACTCCTTGGCTTTCTTTCTTATTGTCACTGTGCACTTCGGAACCAAGGACCTCTACGTTTTGTATGAACTTGGCTCCCCTCTTTGCTGGGCCTCTGATCTCATCGGGTATGGTTCAGCTGCTAGTTACCTGGCTTACctgagcagcctggcagggctgcgggcccTGCAGCTGTGCCTTGAAGACACCTGGGTGGCAGAGATAGGACTGATCTCCAATATTTCTGGCTTGGTTGTGATTTCTCTTGCTGCTACAACGCCACTGATGTTTACAG GTTATGGGATTCTGTTCCTTTCCATGGCAGCCACTCCAGTCATCAGAGCCAAACTCTCCAAGCTGGTGAATGAGACAGAACAGG GTGCTCTCTTTGCTTCTGTTGCCTGTGTGGAAGGGCTGTGTTCACTTGTGGCTGCAGGAGTGTTCAGCTCTCTCTATCCTGCCAGCCTGCACTTCATGAGAGGATTCCCCTTTCTCTTTGGGGCTCTGATTCTTCTTATTCCAGCAGCTATTATTGG gtGGATAGAAATCTGGGACTCAAAGCTTGAATACAGTCACTTCTCACATGCTTCCCTGTCACTTCCACACGGCTGA